The Candidatus Aramenus sp. CH1 genome includes a window with the following:
- a CDS encoding sugar nucleotide-binding protein, which yields MIVALTDEGPLAKNIARELKGDKVIVVDTPQKVLTVRPEVVVHTLEVPFFENRAHMWNYNTWYSVNIARASNKVGATNVYFSTFMIFDGKKGYYHENSTPNPINFYGVSKLAGEVGVTALGNYLVLRVGALYSLNSRGFLFPFFKAAFAGRNLRCNKNFYVSPISLHAFSKVVSRFIHEQIRGIINVAGPRISLYEMCGLIADLFGVESIGIDGQYRDFSLDTWLLNSFNIKISLKEDLVDAIEHRILNDEGKDIPVA from the coding sequence ATGATAGTTGCTTTAACAGATGAGGGCCCATTGGCTAAGAACATTGCTAGGGAACTTAAGGGAGATAAGGTAATCGTGGTGGACACCCCGCAAAAAGTCCTTACCGTGAGGCCAGAGGTAGTAGTACACACACTGGAGGTTCCCTTCTTCGAAAACAGGGCGCACATGTGGAACTACAACACGTGGTACTCCGTAAACATAGCCAGGGCCTCCAATAAGGTAGGGGCCACCAACGTCTATTTCTCCACGTTCATGATATTCGACGGCAAAAAGGGGTACTACCACGAGAACTCCACTCCCAACCCCATAAATTTTTACGGAGTATCTAAGCTAGCTGGAGAGGTCGGAGTTACTGCTTTAGGCAACTACCTAGTGTTAAGGGTAGGAGCGCTCTACTCATTAAACTCCAGGGGTTTCCTATTCCCCTTTTTTAAAGCTGCCTTCGCTGGGAGGAACTTGAGGTGCAATAAGAACTTTTACGTCTCTCCCATAAGCCTGCACGCTTTCTCAAAGGTGGTCTCAAGGTTTATACACGAACAAATTAGGGGAATAATAAACGTGGCTGGGCCCAGGATCTCCCTCTACGAAATGTGTGGCTTAATAGCCGATCTCTTCGGGGTGGAGAGTATAGGAATAGATGGACAATACAGGGACTTCTCGCTGGACACGTGGCTTTTAAATAGTTTTAATATAAAAATTTCATTAAAGGAAGATTTGGTGGACGCCATTGAGCACAGAATTCTTAACGATGAGGGAAAAGATATTCCTGTTGCTTAA
- a CDS encoding transcriptional regulator — translation MSTEFLTMREKIFLLLKYAEEPMTARDIMKALGIRKEKEVYDHIFHLAKSSKRKDYVVLMVSPKCENCGYKFEVEFPKKPGRCPVCKSERISPPKFLIKEKKDMK, via the coding sequence TTGAGCACAGAATTCTTAACGATGAGGGAAAAGATATTCCTGTTGCTTAAGTACGCAGAGGAGCCGATGACCGCAAGGGACATAATGAAGGCCTTGGGTATAAGGAAGGAGAAGGAGGTCTACGACCACATATTCCACCTGGCTAAGTCCTCAAAGAGGAAAGACTACGTGGTCCTTATGGTCTCCCCCAAGTGCGAAAACTGTGGCTACAAGTTCGAGGTGGAGTTCCCCAAGAAACCAGGCAGGTGCCCAGTGTGTAAGTCGGAAAGAATTTCCCCGCCAAAATTTTTAATCAAGGAAAAGAAGGATATGAAGTGA
- a CDS encoding HAD family hydrolase encodes MKAVFIDMGETLVRFKPRFHESIAKAISEEGFEVDERKVFRALMKVLGKCNFPHYDGLSQVNFRELFYHMGLYVPSEVVKKLERKNYLAEEYELYEDAIPFLEEVRKKGYKAVLVTNTTKKVNQIVRDLNLMEHLDGIVASCDYNVMKPHPKIFHYATRVARGEGVHIGDVYEIDVLGAKRAYLPGILLDRLDYYPEIKENRARNLFEALSLIEKLDG; translated from the coding sequence GTGAAGGCCGTATTTATCGACATGGGAGAGACGCTAGTGAGGTTCAAGCCGAGGTTCCACGAGTCCATCGCCAAGGCTATATCTGAAGAGGGATTTGAGGTAGATGAGAGGAAGGTATTTAGGGCACTCATGAAGGTGCTCGGTAAATGCAATTTTCCCCACTACGATGGACTGAGCCAAGTTAACTTCAGGGAACTCTTTTACCATATGGGGCTTTACGTCCCTAGCGAAGTCGTAAAAAAGCTTGAGAGGAAGAACTACCTTGCAGAGGAGTACGAGCTCTACGAGGACGCCATACCGTTCCTGGAGGAGGTGAGGAAAAAAGGGTACAAAGCAGTATTGGTCACAAACACTACGAAGAAAGTCAACCAAATCGTCAGGGATCTTAACCTTATGGAACACTTGGACGGAATTGTGGCTTCCTGCGATTACAACGTAATGAAGCCACACCCTAAAATTTTCCACTATGCCACTAGGGTTGCCAGAGGCGAGGGAGTTCACATAGGCGACGTGTACGAGATTGACGTATTGGGAGCTAAGAGGGCGTACTTACCTGGAATACTGCTCGACAGGCTGGACTACTATCCGGAAATAAAGGAGAACAGGGCGAGGAACCTTTTCGAGGCCCTAAGCCTCATTGAGAAGCTAGACGGGTAG
- a CDS encoding phosphoglycolate phosphatase — MSEVLVASDYDRTLSEEKDNFFVSERVKRRINDFSRRHKFVVVTGRERRFIERLAYGLSPTAWVLENGALLLLNGKVIYNVPKGWPTTRYEVGKRLEKNGIEFTYGEVIIYINNSPKVEEILSDLEVKVEWNRNDAMILPRGVNKGAGILTLLRMMGFKGKIVAVGDSQNDITLFEVADFKVAVNNALEEVKRISDLVLSKPDGEGVIELLDMIEEGKLPV, encoded by the coding sequence TTGAGTGAGGTGCTAGTAGCTTCAGACTACGATAGGACTCTCTCGGAGGAAAAAGACAACTTCTTTGTATCCGAAAGGGTAAAGAGGAGAATAAACGACTTCTCGAGGAGGCACAAGTTCGTGGTAGTTACTGGACGAGAGAGGAGGTTCATAGAAAGGCTAGCCTACGGCTTGTCTCCTACGGCGTGGGTGTTGGAGAATGGGGCCCTATTACTGCTAAACGGAAAGGTGATCTACAACGTTCCAAAGGGTTGGCCCACAACTCGTTACGAAGTAGGAAAGAGGCTGGAGAAGAACGGGATAGAGTTTACCTATGGCGAAGTGATAATCTACATTAATAACTCGCCAAAAGTGGAGGAAATACTTTCTGACCTAGAGGTTAAGGTGGAGTGGAACAGAAACGATGCCATGATCCTTCCAAGGGGTGTGAACAAGGGGGCTGGGATATTAACGCTGCTCAGAATGATGGGGTTCAAAGGCAAGATAGTCGCTGTGGGTGACTCGCAGAACGACATCACGTTATTTGAGGTAGCGGACTTTAAGGTAGCCGTCAACAACGCCCTAGAAGAAGTCAAAAGGATCTCGGATTTGGTTCTCTCTAAACCGGACGGAGAAGGTGTTATCGAACTTCTGGACATGATAGAGGAAGGAAAACTACCCGTCTAG
- a CDS encoding TIM barrel protein — MPKPKIYLGTAGVPLSAKGKDTIGGIKRVKELGLNAMEVEFVQGVRMSREKATQAGEVAKSLGVRLSVHAPYFINLCSEEKEKVEASKKRLLDTADRADAMGADAIAIHVGFYGDLKPEECFSKLKAELGEVADKVRENGYKVKLGVETMAKETAFGTIDEVIAISKEVERVIPYIDWAHTFARQGGQINYGEIIDRLVKELHLAHINSHFEGLEIRKGKYVDVHRSVTYNTPPFEPLAREILSRDISITLICESPELEKDALIMKDVIEKLGYKFE; from the coding sequence ATGCCTAAGCCCAAGATATACCTAGGTACAGCCGGCGTGCCTCTCTCTGCTAAAGGAAAGGACACGATAGGGGGGATAAAGAGGGTAAAGGAGCTAGGGCTTAATGCAATGGAAGTGGAGTTCGTTCAAGGCGTCAGGATGAGCAGGGAAAAGGCAACCCAAGCTGGCGAAGTAGCAAAATCGTTGGGTGTAAGGCTTTCCGTTCACGCTCCTTACTTCATAAACCTTTGCTCGGAAGAGAAGGAAAAAGTTGAGGCGTCGAAGAAGAGGCTCCTGGATACTGCAGATAGGGCAGACGCAATGGGGGCCGACGCCATAGCAATTCACGTAGGGTTTTACGGGGACTTAAAGCCAGAGGAGTGCTTCTCAAAGCTAAAAGCAGAGCTAGGAGAGGTTGCTGACAAGGTAAGGGAGAACGGCTACAAAGTAAAGCTGGGCGTGGAGACGATGGCGAAGGAAACGGCGTTTGGAACAATTGATGAGGTCATAGCGATATCGAAGGAGGTAGAGAGAGTAATCCCCTACATAGACTGGGCTCACACTTTTGCAAGACAGGGAGGGCAGATAAATTACGGCGAAATAATTGATAGACTGGTAAAGGAGCTCCACTTGGCCCACATTAATTCCCACTTTGAGGGCTTGGAGATTAGGAAAGGAAAGTACGTGGACGTCCATAGGTCAGTAACCTATAACACACCTCCCTTTGAGCCTCTAGCTAGAGAAATCTTAAGCAGGGATATATCGATTACCTTGATATGTGAGAGCCCAGAGCTGGAGAAAGATGCCCTTATAATGAAAGACGTCATTGAAAAACTAGGGTACAAGTTTGAGTGA
- a CDS encoding FAD-binding oxidoreductase: MPIKDLLESRFKDNFSDSLIERLSHSVDMGFVPELVWSGIKINVIPDYVVYPQNSEDVINLVKIALENNVPLVPYGRGTNRYGNAIPADGGIVVDFSKMNKIEIDEVNKVAIAEPGATWKLVDIAAQQKGLQLRTFPSSYDSTVGGGVAGDALGIGSYEYGFICDNVAFVEMVNPKGELVRLEGKDLAIVCGAEGTTGIITKVGIKLRPSSTTEALVISFDNLENVYNAIGEFYRQVVPTWHVQVRGPSISSYIHDNFNATLDPGKWNMVILYPSSRASIVEPKLYRIAQSYGGKVFEGEWTGWWSFNHGVNAALRTKGLLIHQHGLIHYTKLKDLISEISKDLGDVGVLEMNKGFDLDIDLERREVLLANAFTLVSLSPADKKIIYELAKNTLMMEDYIKLGGSMLSVGIFVHKYAKNRLSAMGRTFQELGVDRYEVMRKYKEEMDPEELFNPGKVFEPKKRAKTVLEIVKRQSEALRFRFGIGFAKAISPGGQIEGYKVAKRYMDVFVDYALACIDCAMCVTVCPQYRLIPQWPYAPKGMFDFTRGVMSYYELNGSVDVPDSAIAEISGCHKCGLCDGVCPARIPISTLLIKLNSLVAKKIPEEPGVAIQIPDKYKNIVTNDSEIGVWLGKYISDNPSMIYTVLDLLQRLGIRVRLFDTTRDSGFMDYISGNGNSLVEKIRKNSDLNVIELITLTPEDYKAFSEAYVEYSKLAGNTKVFDVVPLELRLLKSIEFEGNDEIALHVACFSSSYANEIIKRLRERGFKVKKVEGCSGAILERNLGKRADRMARALGESYPSLVTLCPLAAAKFRAVGVKAKTLVEFIAEKLGVAIYTQTLTFTVPSEEVRVIRDKLTSLLVSSLNQRAKLIADTTTFISTSPEEYKRIIEPIIVEAIEEVSRSLIDSVKGILTSRYGMEDPSKKTVISGAYIKEINGILMSMSLEGVVKELVDLVKSESTEPFDEKILASVLLETLRENMAKIRDALPALSF; this comes from the coding sequence TTGCCAATAAAAGATTTACTAGAGAGCAGGTTTAAGGACAATTTCAGCGATTCCTTGATCGAAAGGCTCTCCCACTCGGTAGACATGGGGTTTGTTCCCGAATTGGTGTGGTCCGGGATTAAGATTAACGTAATCCCGGACTACGTAGTTTACCCTCAAAATTCGGAAGACGTAATCAACCTAGTTAAGATTGCCCTTGAAAATAACGTCCCCCTAGTCCCATATGGCAGAGGGACTAATAGGTATGGAAACGCCATACCGGCAGACGGAGGAATCGTGGTAGACTTCTCAAAGATGAACAAGATTGAAATTGACGAGGTAAATAAGGTCGCAATAGCCGAGCCTGGAGCTACGTGGAAGCTCGTGGACATAGCAGCACAGCAGAAGGGATTACAACTGAGGACTTTTCCCTCCTCTTATGACTCAACCGTTGGGGGAGGAGTTGCGGGCGACGCATTAGGTATAGGCTCGTACGAGTATGGCTTCATATGCGATAACGTGGCTTTCGTGGAAATGGTGAATCCCAAAGGGGAACTGGTGAGGCTTGAGGGGAAGGACCTCGCCATAGTGTGCGGAGCAGAGGGCACTACTGGGATTATAACAAAAGTTGGAATCAAGCTGAGGCCCTCCTCGACCACGGAGGCCTTGGTTATTTCCTTTGATAACCTTGAGAACGTATACAACGCAATAGGCGAGTTTTACAGGCAAGTGGTTCCAACGTGGCACGTCCAAGTGAGGGGTCCCTCCATATCTTCCTATATCCACGACAACTTCAACGCAACCTTGGATCCAGGAAAGTGGAACATGGTAATTCTTTACCCGTCCTCCAGGGCAAGTATTGTGGAGCCAAAGCTCTACAGGATCGCCCAGTCCTATGGGGGGAAGGTATTCGAGGGAGAGTGGACTGGGTGGTGGTCGTTTAACCACGGAGTAAACGCTGCCCTTAGGACTAAGGGGCTATTAATACACCAGCATGGTCTAATTCACTACACTAAGCTTAAGGATTTAATCTCTGAGATCAGTAAGGATCTAGGAGACGTTGGAGTCCTCGAAATGAACAAGGGATTTGACCTAGACATTGACTTGGAGAGGAGGGAGGTACTGCTAGCTAACGCGTTCACTTTAGTGTCTCTTTCGCCTGCAGACAAGAAGATCATATACGAGTTAGCCAAGAACACCTTGATGATGGAGGACTACATCAAGCTAGGTGGCTCAATGCTCTCTGTGGGGATATTCGTCCACAAGTATGCTAAGAACAGGCTAAGCGCTATGGGAAGGACGTTCCAGGAGCTGGGCGTGGACAGGTACGAGGTAATGAGGAAATACAAGGAGGAAATGGATCCAGAGGAGCTATTTAACCCTGGAAAAGTGTTCGAGCCAAAGAAGAGGGCAAAGACGGTCCTGGAGATTGTGAAGAGGCAGAGCGAAGCTCTGAGGTTTAGGTTTGGCATCGGCTTTGCGAAGGCAATCTCCCCAGGAGGGCAAATAGAAGGGTATAAGGTAGCCAAGAGGTACATGGACGTATTTGTAGACTACGCCTTGGCGTGTATAGACTGCGCCATGTGCGTGACGGTTTGTCCGCAGTACAGGCTTATCCCACAGTGGCCTTACGCTCCCAAGGGCATGTTCGACTTCACCAGGGGAGTGATGAGCTATTACGAGTTAAACGGCAGCGTTGACGTCCCAGACAGTGCAATAGCGGAGATATCGGGTTGTCACAAGTGTGGACTATGTGACGGAGTATGTCCTGCTAGGATCCCGATTTCCACATTGCTCATTAAGCTTAACAGCCTTGTGGCCAAGAAGATCCCAGAGGAACCAGGGGTCGCAATACAGATCCCAGATAAGTACAAGAACATCGTCACCAACGACAGCGAAATAGGCGTTTGGCTAGGTAAGTACATCTCTGATAACCCCTCTATGATATACACGGTATTAGATCTGCTTCAAAGGCTTGGCATAAGGGTGAGGCTATTTGACACAACAAGGGACAGCGGTTTTATGGACTATATAAGCGGTAACGGTAATTCCTTGGTGGAGAAGATAAGGAAGAACTCAGACCTTAACGTCATAGAGCTGATAACTTTGACACCAGAGGACTATAAGGCATTCTCCGAGGCGTATGTAGAGTACTCTAAGTTAGCCGGAAACACCAAGGTCTTCGACGTGGTTCCCTTAGAATTAAGGCTACTAAAGTCCATCGAGTTCGAGGGAAACGATGAAATAGCGTTGCACGTGGCTTGCTTCTCCTCGTCCTATGCCAATGAGATAATAAAGAGATTGAGAGAAAGGGGATTCAAAGTGAAGAAGGTTGAGGGATGCTCTGGGGCAATACTGGAGCGTAACTTGGGTAAGAGGGCCGACAGGATGGCGAGGGCACTTGGCGAAAGCTATCCGTCCTTAGTAACCCTATGTCCCTTGGCAGCAGCGAAGTTCAGGGCAGTTGGGGTAAAAGCCAAAACACTTGTGGAGTTCATTGCGGAAAAGCTAGGAGTCGCGATTTACACGCAGACCTTAACCTTTACCGTACCGAGCGAAGAAGTGAGGGTGATAAGGGACAAACTTACATCGTTGTTGGTTTCTTCACTTAATCAGAGAGCTAAGTTAATTGCTGATACCACTACCTTCATTTCTACCTCTCCTGAGGAGTACAAAAGGATAATAGAGCCCATAATAGTGGAAGCGATAGAAGAGGTCTCTAGAAGTCTAATAGATAGCGTCAAGGGAATTCTAACTTCACGTTACGGTATGGAAGATCCGTCAAAGAAAACAGTAATATCTGGAGCTTACATAAAGGAGATCAACGGTATCCTCATGTCCATGAGCCTAGAGGGCGTAGTGAAGGAACTAGTAGACCTAGTGAAAAGCGAGTCCACAGAACCCTTCGACGAGAAAATACTAGCCTCAGTGCTCCTTGAGACGTTGAGGGAAAACATGGCAAAGATAAGGGACGCTCTACCGGCTCTTTCCTTTTAA
- a CDS encoding HIT family protein has protein sequence MCIFCDIIHGKLEGHVIYRNKFATVILDKYPISPGHTLILSNTHYENFLEVSHEDICEISKVISAVAKAVKDSVNSEGIRVLTNVGKSAGQVIFHFHTHVIPTWDDPPEEFKGFEPRKEQGKEYYESLKNVISYNLRKYLL, from the coding sequence ATGTGCATATTCTGTGACATCATTCACGGTAAGCTGGAGGGTCACGTAATCTATAGGAATAAGTTTGCTACAGTTATCTTAGATAAGTACCCTATATCGCCTGGCCACACTCTGATCTTGTCAAATACTCACTACGAAAACTTTCTAGAGGTGTCTCACGAAGACATATGCGAGATATCAAAGGTAATTAGTGCCGTCGCAAAGGCGGTAAAGGACTCGGTGAACTCGGAAGGCATTAGGGTACTTACTAACGTGGGGAAGAGCGCGGGTCAAGTAATTTTTCATTTTCACACCCACGTTATACCAACGTGGGACGACCCACCGGAGGAATTCAAGGGATTTGAGCCAAGAAAGGAGCAAGGCAAAGAGTATTATGAAAGTTTAAAAAACGTTATAAGCTATAATTTACGAAAATATCTATTATAG
- a CDS encoding VTT domain-containing protein → MYCNLFGEKIKWIRRNVITVNLTYLMIIFAISVATNATPFFGTPYTIVASTILLKSGVTPLNLAEVIAVTAVGAAIAKSVMYAIGYGIGHTLKHNKNVVFFSRFINHRSFYVALFILALLPGVPFDDFVFLIGGAGKASLPKMIEVTFASKFIKSSIEIPLETYGLIAVGGIINVSPFLLGVISSVVFTILGVVIFKVDWESIYNKFKDRLGPIFKIV, encoded by the coding sequence ATGTACTGTAACTTATTTGGGGAAAAAATAAAATGGATAAGGCGTAATGTTATCACTGTGAACTTGACCTATTTGATGATAATTTTTGCCATCTCTGTGGCGACTAACGCTACGCCCTTCTTTGGGACTCCATATACTATCGTAGCTTCTACCATACTGCTGAAATCGGGAGTCACACCGTTAAACCTTGCAGAGGTAATAGCGGTTACTGCTGTTGGTGCTGCAATCGCTAAGAGCGTTATGTACGCGATAGGTTACGGCATAGGTCATACGCTGAAACACAACAAAAACGTGGTCTTCTTCAGCAGGTTTATAAACCACAGGTCCTTCTATGTTGCGCTCTTCATCTTAGCTCTATTGCCAGGAGTGCCCTTTGACGATTTCGTCTTCTTGATAGGGGGAGCAGGCAAGGCATCCCTACCCAAGATGATAGAGGTTACATTTGCTTCGAAGTTCATAAAGTCGTCAATAGAGATACCTTTAGAAACCTATGGGCTAATAGCAGTAGGAGGAATCATTAACGTCTCTCCTTTCCTGCTGGGAGTGATATCCTCAGTGGTGTTCACAATCTTGGGCGTGGTAATATTCAAGGTCGACTGGGAATCTATTTACAACAAGTTTAAAGATAGACTTGGGCCCATCTTTAAGATTGTATGA
- a CDS encoding NUDIX hydrolase, producing MKVFSCKKFEVYVEKVKLPNGKERELQYVKHRGSSVVIPVLNGKVILIKQYRPVIGKWIYEFPAGTVEENEDPLTTAKRELVEEIGYEAKEMVHLFDFYPSPGITNELMHMYLAKDLTYVGSHPEEYEVIESLPVTLNEALDMLRKGEIVDAKTMIGILYLENNRHLVE from the coding sequence ATGAAGGTATTTTCCTGCAAAAAGTTCGAGGTATACGTAGAAAAGGTAAAGTTACCTAACGGCAAGGAGAGAGAACTACAATACGTTAAACACAGGGGGTCTTCAGTCGTTATCCCTGTGCTTAACGGGAAGGTTATCCTAATAAAACAATATAGACCAGTGATAGGCAAGTGGATTTACGAGTTCCCTGCTGGAACTGTTGAAGAAAACGAGGACCCGCTCACGACTGCCAAGAGGGAACTGGTAGAAGAGATAGGTTACGAGGCAAAGGAAATGGTGCATCTCTTTGACTTTTACCCCTCCCCTGGAATAACCAACGAACTAATGCACATGTACCTAGCCAAAGACCTAACATACGTTGGTAGCCACCCGGAGGAGTACGAGGTAATAGAATCCCTTCCCGTTACCCTAAACGAAGCATTGGACATGCTTAGAAAAGGGGAGATCGTTGACGCTAAGACGATGATCGGTATCCTTTACCTAGAAAACAACAGACACCTAGTAGAGTAA
- a CDS encoding chlorite dismutase family protein produces MLVLSVGLDRTWWSIPVIERKNIISKVDEVEKKFSNDFVSLKRFASITQGSQLLYWVSSTYTSKIVDFRDAILSSFEGYAYEHVSLFSVFKPSPYMKSAGDIEKALKLPPLRYFIAYPMKKSVEWYLLPFDEREKIMREHIEIARTHPKNDGIRSYTTYSFGVADYEFVVIYEAPSLINWIEVVEKLREAKARKWVTKEEPILVGELRGLEHLLY; encoded by the coding sequence ATGCTAGTCCTGTCCGTGGGTCTGGACAGGACTTGGTGGAGTATTCCAGTAATTGAAAGGAAAAACATCATAAGTAAAGTGGACGAGGTAGAGAAGAAGTTCTCAAACGATTTCGTTTCCCTAAAGAGGTTCGCATCCATAACTCAGGGTTCCCAGCTCCTCTACTGGGTTTCCTCTACATACACTAGTAAGATTGTGGACTTTAGGGACGCAATACTGTCCTCTTTTGAAGGATATGCTTATGAGCACGTCTCCCTCTTTTCCGTGTTTAAGCCTTCTCCATACATGAAGTCGGCTGGAGACATAGAAAAGGCCTTAAAGTTGCCTCCACTTAGGTACTTCATTGCCTACCCCATGAAGAAGTCGGTGGAGTGGTACTTGTTGCCCTTTGACGAGAGGGAAAAGATAATGAGGGAGCACATAGAGATCGCTAGAACTCACCCCAAGAACGATGGGATAAGGTCTTACACCACTTACTCGTTTGGGGTGGCAGACTACGAATTCGTGGTAATATACGAGGCGCCAAGCCTCATAAACTGGATAGAGGTGGTGGAGAAGCTAAGGGAAGCGAAGGCAAGGAAGTGGGTGACTAAGGAGGAACCGATTCTGGTGGGCGAGCTTAGGGGTCTAGAGCACTTACTCTACTAG
- a CDS encoding NAD+ synthase: MGLQQVLNRLLDVNYNVIVNYIVNRLKEYLEESRKDGLVVGLSGGIDSSVTTVLVSKATNNFFVLLMPSSSTPKEDMEDAYSVISMVKAKEKSKLIPIDDVVNEISKKVETQDKLVIGNVKARIRMILLYAFAQKLNYLVVGTGDKSELLLGYFTKYGDGGVDVLPIGDLYKTQVRRLGAELGLPERIVKKPSSPALWEGQTAEGELGISYELADAILYLRFEEMRTPEEISQELGVDRSLVLRVERLVKTSQHKRLPPEIFRLSGRAINSDWRYPRGWS; encoded by the coding sequence ATGGGACTACAGCAAGTATTAAACAGGCTTCTTGACGTAAATTATAACGTTATTGTAAATTACATTGTTAACAGGCTAAAGGAGTACCTAGAGGAGAGCAGAAAGGACGGGTTAGTGGTTGGATTAAGCGGAGGAATAGACTCTTCTGTGACTACCGTCTTGGTCAGCAAGGCTACAAACAACTTCTTTGTCCTCCTTATGCCCTCCTCCTCGACGCCCAAAGAGGATATGGAAGACGCGTACAGCGTCATTTCCATGGTAAAGGCAAAGGAAAAGAGCAAGCTTATTCCAATAGACGATGTGGTTAACGAGATTTCGAAGAAAGTGGAAACTCAAGACAAGCTAGTAATAGGCAACGTTAAGGCGAGAATCAGGATGATACTACTGTACGCCTTCGCCCAGAAGCTAAACTACCTTGTGGTAGGCACCGGAGACAAGAGCGAGTTGCTCTTAGGCTACTTCACGAAGTACGGCGACGGGGGAGTTGACGTACTTCCCATTGGCGACTTATACAAGACACAAGTGAGGAGGTTAGGAGCAGAGCTTGGACTCCCTGAGAGGATAGTTAAGAAACCTAGCTCGCCAGCCCTATGGGAAGGGCAGACAGCCGAGGGGGAGCTGGGGATCAGCTACGAACTGGCTGACGCGATCCTTTACTTGAGGTTTGAGGAGATGAGGACGCCAGAGGAGATATCTCAGGAGCTAGGGGTGGATAGATCGCTCGTGTTGAGGGTGGAAAGGCTTGTGAAGACGTCACAGCACAAGAGGCTTCCCCCAGAGATATTCAGATTAAGCGGAAGGGCAATTAACTCTGACTGGAGGTATCCCAGAGGATGGTCTTAA
- a CDS encoding amidohydrolase: MVLKVELAQIRPKLGDVEFNLSKHVEIIETSSADCVVFPELSLTGYVLRDLVYEVYRDLKKASQKLADKAKCAIFGTIDEVMPGVLRNSAGVAIEGKLDFVYKFFLPTYGLFEERRYFQPGNPLKDLKVFSYKGFKFGVAICEDAWHPEPIEALALLGAEVVFIPSASPMRRLSTRLAIEDQWEALLKAHSIMHGIWSAFVNAVGSQEEEYFWGGSMIVNPLGVVIARAQKFEEARLTSSIDREDIRRARYFSSFRDHNRDFHRAMWNI; this comes from the coding sequence ATGGTCTTAAAGGTAGAGCTAGCCCAAATAAGGCCAAAGTTGGGAGACGTCGAATTCAACCTATCAAAGCACGTGGAGATAATAGAGACGTCCTCGGCCGACTGCGTGGTGTTTCCGGAGCTCTCCCTAACGGGTTACGTCTTGAGGGATCTTGTCTACGAGGTGTACAGGGACTTAAAGAAGGCGTCGCAAAAGTTAGCTGATAAAGCGAAATGTGCGATCTTTGGCACGATAGACGAGGTGATGCCAGGGGTGCTCAGGAATTCTGCTGGAGTTGCAATAGAGGGCAAGCTAGATTTTGTCTACAAGTTCTTCCTCCCTACCTATGGACTGTTCGAGGAGAGGAGGTACTTCCAGCCCGGGAACCCCTTGAAGGACTTAAAGGTTTTCTCTTATAAAGGCTTCAAGTTTGGGGTTGCGATCTGCGAAGACGCGTGGCACCCAGAACCTATTGAGGCCCTAGCCCTATTAGGAGCCGAAGTAGTCTTCATACCTTCTGCATCGCCGATGAGGAGGCTGTCCACTAGACTTGCAATAGAGGACCAGTGGGAAGCGCTCCTGAAGGCCCACTCCATAATGCACGGCATATGGTCTGCATTCGTGAACGCGGTTGGTAGCCAAGAGGAAGAGTACTTCTGGGGTGGGTCGATGATAGTGAACCCGCTCGGGGTGGTAATAGCTAGGGCCCAAAAGTTCGAGGAGGCGAGGCTCACGTCTTCAATAGACAGGGAGGACATTAGAAGGGCAAGGTATTTCAGTAGCTTCAGGGATCACAACAGGGACTTCCATAGAGCTATGTGGAACATTTAA
- a CDS encoding winged helix-turn-helix domain-containing protein — translation MITKIEELLAGKGWETRKRILNEISSRPMSAYELAKKLNLNYSTVKYHLELLERTGLVAHKKDRGNRHLYQPTRNARLLYQSE, via the coding sequence ATGATAACCAAGATAGAAGAGCTCTTAGCGGGCAAAGGTTGGGAGACAAGGAAGAGAATACTTAACGAGATTTCTTCAAGGCCAATGAGTGCATATGAACTAGCAAAGAAACTGAATTTAAATTATTCTACAGTAAAATACCACCTCGAATTGCTTGAGAGAACTGGGTTAGTTGCTCACAAAAAGGACAGGGGTAACAGACATCTGTATCAACCAACAAGAAACGCCCGTCTTCTTTATCAATCGGAATAA